The Verrucomicrobium spinosum DSM 4136 = JCM 18804 genome includes a region encoding these proteins:
- a CDS encoding prolyl oligopeptidase family serine peptidase, whose product MSLTLSFSVLHGAGADSPLTYPKTRHADVVDTYHGVKVPDPFRWLEDDNSEETKAWVKAQNEVTFGYLNQLPRRAALRERLQKLWNFERFGVPYKRGDRYFFSRNSGLQNQSVLYVADSLTAEPKVLLDPNTLSKDGTVSLTESAPSEDGKMLVWGTSGGGSDWQEFRIKNIDTGEDLPETLKWIKFSGASWAKDGSGFYYSRYPEPKTGAALTQANKNKTVYFHKLNTPQSEDKLVYARPDQPDWGLNAGVTDDGRYLIFHISLGTDPKSRVYYKDLQTDGPVVELLNDFDAAYGFIENVGPVFYFHTDLDAPRYRVIAIDTTKPGKTGWREVIPQTENKLEGASVVGGQLICEYLQDARSMVKAYDLEGKWLRDVALPGLGSVGGFGGRKEDKETFYAYSSFTSPSTIYRYDVASGTSTPYRVPKLDFDGSPYETKQIFFTSKDGTRVPMFLVHKKGIQMDGSNPTLLYGYGGFDISLSPGFSVSRAVWLEMGGVFALANLRGGGEYGSEWHDAGIKLKKQNVFDDFISAAEWLVKEGYTRPAKLAIQGGSNGGLLVGACMTQRPDLFGAALPAVGVMDMLRFHEFTIGWAWKSDYGSSEDPAEFKALYAYSPLHNLKPGTRYPATLVTTADHDDRVVPAHSFKFAARLQECQAKDGPPVLIRIETSAGHGAGTALTKVMDETADAWAFLAKELGIQ is encoded by the coding sequence ATGTCTTTGACTCTCTCCTTTTCGGTCCTCCACGGTGCAGGAGCGGATTCCCCGCTGACCTACCCCAAGACCCGCCACGCTGACGTGGTGGACACTTATCACGGTGTGAAGGTGCCCGATCCCTTCCGCTGGCTGGAGGATGACAACAGCGAGGAGACCAAGGCCTGGGTGAAGGCCCAGAATGAGGTAACCTTTGGCTACCTGAACCAACTGCCGCGCCGCGCCGCGCTGCGTGAACGCCTGCAGAAGCTCTGGAACTTCGAGCGCTTCGGCGTGCCGTACAAGCGCGGCGACCGCTACTTCTTCTCCCGCAACAGCGGCCTGCAGAACCAGAGCGTGCTGTACGTGGCAGACTCCCTCACCGCCGAGCCGAAAGTCCTCCTGGATCCCAACACCCTCTCGAAAGACGGCACGGTCTCCCTCACGGAGAGTGCCCCCAGCGAGGATGGCAAGATGCTCGTGTGGGGGACCTCCGGCGGCGGCAGCGACTGGCAGGAGTTCCGCATCAAGAACATCGACACCGGTGAGGACCTGCCCGAGACCCTGAAGTGGATCAAGTTCAGCGGAGCCTCCTGGGCGAAGGACGGCAGCGGCTTTTACTACAGTCGTTACCCCGAACCCAAGACCGGGGCCGCACTGACGCAGGCCAACAAGAACAAGACGGTTTATTTCCACAAACTGAACACCCCGCAGTCAGAGGACAAGCTGGTGTATGCCCGCCCGGACCAGCCGGACTGGGGGCTCAATGCCGGGGTCACGGATGACGGACGCTACCTGATCTTCCACATCTCCCTGGGGACGGATCCCAAGTCACGGGTGTACTACAAGGACCTCCAGACGGACGGCCCGGTGGTGGAGCTGCTCAACGACTTCGACGCCGCCTACGGCTTCATCGAGAACGTCGGCCCCGTCTTCTACTTCCACACAGATCTGGATGCCCCCCGTTATCGTGTGATCGCCATCGACACCACCAAGCCCGGGAAGACCGGCTGGCGCGAGGTAATTCCTCAAACCGAGAACAAACTGGAAGGCGCCTCCGTGGTGGGTGGCCAGCTCATCTGCGAGTACCTGCAGGATGCCCGGTCTATGGTGAAGGCGTACGACCTTGAAGGCAAGTGGCTGCGCGATGTGGCCCTGCCAGGACTGGGCAGTGTGGGCGGCTTCGGCGGCCGGAAGGAGGACAAGGAGACCTTCTACGCCTACTCCAGCTTCACCTCCCCTTCCACGATCTACCGCTATGACGTGGCCAGCGGCACCAGCACGCCGTATCGCGTGCCCAAGCTGGACTTCGACGGCAGCCCTTATGAGACGAAGCAGATCTTCTTCACCAGCAAGGACGGCACGCGGGTCCCCATGTTCCTGGTGCACAAAAAAGGAATCCAGATGGATGGTTCCAACCCCACCCTGCTCTATGGTTACGGCGGCTTCGACATCAGCCTCAGCCCCGGCTTTTCCGTGAGCCGTGCCGTGTGGCTGGAGATGGGCGGCGTCTTTGCCCTGGCGAACCTACGCGGTGGCGGCGAGTATGGCTCAGAGTGGCATGACGCTGGCATCAAGCTGAAGAAGCAGAATGTGTTCGATGACTTCATCAGTGCCGCCGAATGGCTGGTGAAAGAAGGCTACACCCGCCCCGCCAAACTGGCCATCCAGGGCGGAAGCAATGGCGGTCTGCTGGTGGGTGCCTGCATGACCCAGCGTCCGGATCTCTTCGGAGCCGCGCTGCCAGCGGTGGGCGTCATGGACATGCTGCGCTTCCACGAGTTCACCATCGGCTGGGCCTGGAAATCCGACTACGGCAGCAGCGAGGATCCTGCGGAGTTCAAAGCCCTGTACGCGTACTCCCCGCTCCACAACCTGAAGCCCGGCACCCGCTACCCCGCCACTCTCGTGACCACCGCCGATCACGATGACCGCGTTGTGCCCGCCCACAGCTTCAAGTTCGCCGCCCGCCTCCAAGAATGCCAGGCCAAAGACGGCCCACCCGTGCTCATCCGCATCGAAACCAGCGCCGGCCATGGTGCGGGCACCGCGCTCACGAAGGTGATGGACGAGACCGCGGACGCCTGGGCGTTTTTAGCGAAGGAACTGGGGATTCAGTAG
- a CDS encoding RecA domain protein, whose protein sequence is MNTLLLPANVIAFRELLQSKFPGAHPTRKEGEALITGVACVDAVRLPRGAVMEIVGEKASSGVGLLLAALLQRESAVAEYTAMVDGCDAFDPWSVPALSLDRLLWVRCQQVTQAIKAADLLLRDGNISLVLLDLQLYAARDLLRLPSSVWHRLRMLGEQSGVTTCIFTPGPLISCAASRLVLEPSLAADDQYRDREELVSALRTSTEGARYHGRRAG, encoded by the coding sequence GTGAACACTTTGCTTTTGCCTGCCAATGTCATCGCCTTCCGGGAACTCTTGCAGAGCAAGTTTCCCGGAGCGCATCCCACCCGGAAGGAGGGGGAGGCGTTGATCACCGGAGTAGCCTGTGTGGACGCGGTGCGATTGCCCCGGGGGGCGGTGATGGAGATTGTCGGGGAAAAGGCATCATCCGGCGTGGGGCTGCTGCTGGCGGCACTCCTGCAACGGGAGTCTGCGGTGGCGGAGTACACGGCCATGGTGGATGGCTGTGATGCATTTGACCCCTGGAGCGTGCCTGCCCTGAGTCTGGACCGGCTGCTCTGGGTGCGGTGCCAGCAGGTCACCCAGGCCATCAAGGCGGCGGATCTGCTGCTGCGGGATGGCAATATTTCCCTGGTGCTGCTGGACCTGCAGCTCTACGCCGCGCGGGATCTGCTGCGGCTGCCCTCCAGCGTGTGGCATCGGCTTCGCATGCTGGGGGAGCAGAGCGGCGTCACCACCTGCATCTTCACGCCAGGGCCTCTCATCTCTTGTGCGGCGTCCCGGCTGGTCCTGGAGCCGTCGCTCGCTGCTGATGATCAGTACCGGGACAGGGAGGAGCTGGTGAGCGCCCTGCGGACGAGCACGGAAGGTGCCCGGTACCATGGCCGGAGGGCGGGGTGA
- a CDS encoding DNA polymerase Y family protein, translating into MFAAIHLPCFQFQAITLGGAAGPAALLDEVVTGTPLAREQACVLQVNAQAERLLVHPGMTASMARARCATLQFLYRDAGAELAAQEVLLQCSSNRTPFYESTSPGLCVLDLSSLPGVKGAELAYGRAICEELARSKLTARVGFARRADLAILAAHTAAPIRVMLGEEVDRACLGALPLEVLQPAWQTAEVFALWGVKTVGDLCKLPRAGVTERLGREGMLLWDLATGGRDRLLKLVRPVPGYRVEEDFEHSIECLEPLLFILRRHLQSLCDRLGATWRVAAAAVVELHFEDGSRHLRELRIAEPTRDVELLFRVIHTALEGVSAAAPIRGVVLEFRAVTPAGSQSLLFERTLKDPNRFAETLAHLEAVVGSGNVGRVRLLPSRRLDAFAVTGFFENEKSTVPLRALEESTCSGLPLRRLRPAPVTQVFLVDRKPAAFRNARYSQAVTACDGPWLVSGDWWDVTQAWRREIWIVTGEDGGLYQLARHRNGEWVMEGLLG; encoded by the coding sequence ATGTTTGCCGCCATCCATCTTCCGTGTTTCCAGTTTCAGGCCATCACTCTTGGGGGGGCTGCCGGGCCGGCGGCACTGCTGGATGAGGTGGTCACCGGCACCCCCCTGGCGCGGGAGCAGGCCTGTGTGTTGCAGGTGAATGCCCAGGCGGAGCGCCTGCTGGTGCACCCGGGCATGACCGCCAGCATGGCACGGGCCCGGTGCGCGACTCTGCAGTTCCTCTATCGTGATGCCGGGGCGGAGCTTGCCGCCCAGGAGGTGCTGCTGCAATGTTCCTCGAACCGGACCCCCTTTTATGAATCCACTTCACCCGGGCTCTGCGTGCTGGATCTTTCCAGCCTGCCTGGGGTGAAGGGGGCGGAGCTGGCTTATGGGAGAGCCATCTGCGAGGAGCTGGCCCGGTCAAAACTGACAGCCCGTGTTGGCTTTGCCCGGCGTGCGGATCTTGCCATCCTGGCGGCTCATACGGCCGCGCCCATCCGGGTCATGCTGGGGGAGGAGGTTGACCGCGCGTGTCTGGGAGCCCTGCCTTTGGAGGTCCTGCAGCCTGCCTGGCAGACCGCGGAGGTGTTTGCCCTGTGGGGAGTGAAGACGGTGGGGGATCTTTGCAAGCTGCCCCGCGCCGGGGTGACGGAGCGGCTGGGCAGGGAGGGCATGTTGCTCTGGGATCTGGCCACCGGGGGGCGGGACCGTCTGCTCAAGCTGGTGCGGCCTGTCCCGGGCTATCGGGTGGAGGAGGACTTTGAGCATTCGATTGAATGCCTGGAGCCGCTGCTTTTCATTTTGAGGCGTCATTTGCAGAGCCTGTGCGACCGTCTGGGGGCCACCTGGCGGGTGGCGGCCGCTGCCGTGGTGGAGCTGCATTTTGAAGACGGCTCCCGGCACCTGCGGGAATTGAGGATCGCGGAGCCAACTCGGGATGTGGAGCTGCTCTTCCGCGTCATTCACACTGCGCTGGAAGGGGTCTCTGCGGCGGCCCCCATCCGCGGGGTGGTCCTGGAGTTCCGGGCCGTCACGCCGGCGGGCAGCCAGAGCCTGCTGTTTGAGAGGACACTCAAGGACCCCAACCGGTTCGCGGAAACGCTGGCTCATCTGGAGGCCGTGGTGGGGTCTGGCAATGTCGGCAGGGTCCGGTTGCTGCCCAGCCGCCGTCTTGACGCCTTCGCGGTGACGGGTTTTTTTGAGAATGAGAAATCCACCGTGCCACTCCGGGCGCTGGAGGAGTCCACCTGCTCAGGCCTGCCTCTGCGGCGTCTGCGGCCTGCCCCGGTGACCCAGGTGTTTCTGGTGGACCGGAAACCGGCCGCCTTTCGCAATGCCCGGTACAGCCAGGCGGTGACAGCCTGCGACGGCCCGTGGCTGGTGTCTGGTGACTGGTGGGACGTCACCCAGGCCTGGCGGCGCGAGATCTGGATCGTGACCGGGGAGGATGGCGGGCTCTATCAACTGGCCCGGCACCGGAATGGTGAATGGGTGATGGAGGGCCTGCTGGGCTGA
- a CDS encoding DNA polymerase III subunit alpha produces MSFVELHARTAFSFLRGASSPEEMMTRAADLGMDCVAITDRDGYYGSARAHYKGKELGLRAITGMEITMEDETVLPLLVATRQGYQNLARLMTRAKLRTTKGQSRVLWSELPEHAEGVVVLSGDEEGPVQRALQQNAAEAPAVVEKLCRIFGRNQVWMELQRHRMRGETLRNRQIRDLAELCKLPLLASNGPCHARQEGRMLMDAFTCLRHHTHLDAAGLLLAPNSQRHLKNHGDMKALFADLPEAMDNTRRLSDQLEFGLEHLGYEFPCYDVPPGHDQDSYLRELTYEGARRRFHGGVNAQVRAQLEKELDLISRLKFSGYFLIVWSLVKYACDSDILVQGRGSAANSAVCYSLGITHADPIAGKLLFERFLSEGRNSWPDIDLDLPSGDRREQVIQELYRRYAPYGAAMTANVITYRGRSAMREMGKVLNLPEDVMGRFSDLYANGDFPHTLQLKDQIRQAGLPMDHPRLVAMVRLYHQVYGLPRHLGQHSGGMVLCTKGLDSIVPLEPATMPGRVVVQWDKDDCEDLGIIKVDLLGLGMMAVLQDSLTLCKARGREGPYGLHEIPKDDPATYEMMQKADTIGVFQIESRAQMATLPRLKPECFYDLVIEVAIIRPGPIVGNMVHPYIRRRQGREKIDFIHAEFEDILQRTLGVPLFQEQLLRMAMVIAGFSGGEAEELRRAMSFHRSEERMHKVMDKLRAAMEERGVAQEVQEKITACISSFALYGFPESHAISFAILANASVWLKAHRAVEFYAGLLNNQPMGFYSTSTLVRDAKQHGLRIRPACVVVSDVLCTVEDDQTLRLGLNQFRGLSRGSQERIIAERAVRPWRDLDDFLRRSGLDKKERRVLAKAGALNQLGLHRRSALWQVELARQEEDLFTPREVQQEMPLFPMNAMERLNADYQTQRLTTGPHPMAHHRVRLPHLWPACELANGRHGQRIFVGGLVICRQRPGTAKGHMFISLEDETGIANAFVPSAAFEANRLVITQEPFLQIHGRLQIVDNVISIYALKIEALHFEVMLHAQSHDFR; encoded by the coding sequence ATGTCGTTTGTGGAACTCCATGCGCGCACGGCCTTCAGCTTTTTGCGCGGAGCCTCCTCACCAGAGGAGATGATGACCCGGGCCGCGGATCTGGGCATGGACTGCGTGGCCATCACTGACCGCGACGGCTACTACGGCTCAGCCCGCGCCCACTACAAGGGCAAAGAGCTGGGGCTGCGGGCCATCACAGGCATGGAAATAACCATGGAGGACGAGACGGTGCTGCCGCTGCTCGTGGCCACGCGGCAGGGGTATCAAAACCTGGCCCGTCTCATGACCCGGGCCAAGCTGCGCACCACCAAGGGGCAGAGCCGCGTGCTCTGGAGCGAGCTGCCGGAGCACGCGGAGGGGGTGGTGGTCTTGAGCGGGGATGAGGAGGGGCCCGTACAGCGGGCGTTGCAACAAAACGCCGCGGAGGCACCGGCCGTGGTGGAAAAGCTCTGCCGCATCTTCGGCCGCAACCAGGTGTGGATGGAGCTGCAACGCCACCGGATGCGGGGTGAGACCCTGCGCAACCGTCAGATCAGGGATCTGGCGGAGCTGTGCAAACTGCCCCTGCTCGCCAGCAACGGCCCTTGTCACGCCCGGCAGGAGGGGCGCATGCTCATGGATGCCTTCACCTGCCTGCGGCATCACACGCATCTGGATGCGGCAGGCCTGCTGCTGGCCCCCAACTCCCAACGTCATCTCAAAAACCACGGCGACATGAAGGCGCTCTTTGCCGACCTGCCGGAGGCGATGGACAACACGCGGCGTCTCTCCGACCAGCTTGAGTTCGGCCTGGAGCACCTGGGCTATGAATTCCCATGTTACGATGTGCCGCCCGGCCATGACCAGGACTCCTACTTGCGGGAGCTGACTTATGAGGGGGCCCGCAGGCGATTTCACGGCGGCGTGAACGCGCAGGTCAGGGCCCAGCTCGAGAAGGAGCTTGACCTCATCTCCAGATTGAAATTTTCGGGTTATTTCCTTATTGTATGGAGCCTCGTCAAGTATGCCTGTGACAGCGACATTCTCGTCCAGGGCCGGGGCAGCGCGGCCAACAGCGCTGTCTGCTACAGCCTGGGCATCACCCATGCCGACCCCATAGCAGGCAAGCTTCTCTTTGAGCGGTTTTTGAGTGAGGGCCGCAACTCCTGGCCGGACATTGATCTGGATCTGCCCAGCGGCGACCGCCGTGAGCAGGTCATCCAGGAGCTTTATCGCCGCTATGCCCCCTATGGGGCCGCCATGACGGCCAACGTCATTACGTACCGCGGCCGCAGTGCCATGAGGGAAATGGGCAAGGTGCTGAACCTGCCTGAAGACGTGATGGGGCGTTTCAGTGATCTTTATGCCAACGGGGACTTCCCTCACACGCTGCAGCTCAAGGACCAGATCCGCCAGGCGGGGTTGCCCATGGATCACCCCCGGCTTGTCGCCATGGTGCGCCTCTACCACCAGGTGTATGGGCTCCCCCGCCATCTGGGCCAGCACAGCGGGGGCATGGTGCTGTGCACGAAGGGGCTCGACAGCATTGTCCCTCTGGAGCCTGCCACCATGCCGGGCCGGGTGGTGGTGCAGTGGGACAAGGACGACTGTGAAGACCTCGGCATCATCAAGGTGGACCTGCTGGGCCTGGGCATGATGGCGGTGCTGCAAGACTCGCTCACCCTTTGCAAAGCGCGCGGCAGGGAGGGGCCTTATGGTCTGCATGAGATTCCCAAGGATGATCCTGCCACTTACGAGATGATGCAGAAGGCGGACACCATTGGCGTCTTTCAGATCGAGAGCCGGGCCCAGATGGCCACCCTGCCGCGGCTTAAGCCTGAGTGCTTCTACGATCTGGTCATTGAAGTCGCCATCATCCGCCCCGGCCCCATCGTCGGGAACATGGTGCATCCCTACATCCGACGACGTCAGGGGAGGGAGAAGATCGATTTCATCCACGCGGAGTTCGAGGACATTTTGCAGCGCACGCTTGGCGTGCCCCTGTTTCAGGAGCAGTTGTTGCGTATGGCCATGGTCATAGCCGGGTTCTCGGGCGGCGAGGCGGAGGAGCTGCGGCGGGCCATGAGCTTTCACCGCTCTGAGGAGCGCATGCACAAGGTCATGGACAAGCTGCGGGCCGCGATGGAGGAGCGTGGGGTGGCGCAGGAGGTTCAGGAAAAAATCACCGCCTGCATCTCCTCGTTTGCCCTCTATGGTTTTCCAGAATCGCACGCCATCAGTTTTGCCATCCTTGCCAACGCCAGTGTGTGGCTGAAGGCGCACCGTGCAGTGGAGTTCTATGCTGGGCTGCTCAACAACCAGCCCATGGGCTTCTACTCCACGTCCACCCTCGTGCGGGATGCAAAGCAGCATGGCCTCCGCATTCGCCCCGCGTGTGTGGTGGTTTCAGATGTCCTCTGCACGGTGGAGGATGACCAGACTCTGCGGCTGGGGTTGAACCAGTTTCGCGGGCTCAGCAGGGGCAGTCAGGAGCGCATCATCGCCGAGCGGGCCGTGCGGCCGTGGCGGGATCTGGATGACTTCCTGCGTCGCAGTGGTCTGGACAAGAAGGAGCGTCGCGTGCTCGCAAAGGCGGGGGCTCTCAATCAGCTCGGTCTGCATCGTCGCAGCGCCTTGTGGCAGGTGGAGCTGGCCCGTCAGGAGGAGGATCTTTTCACCCCCAGAGAGGTGCAGCAGGAGATGCCGCTTTTCCCCATGAACGCCATGGAGCGGCTGAATGCCGACTACCAGACACAGCGTCTGACCACCGGGCCGCATCCCATGGCCCACCACCGGGTACGTTTGCCGCATCTCTGGCCTGCTTGCGAACTGGCAAACGGCAGGCATGGTCAGCGGATTTTTGTCGGGGGGCTGGTGATCTGCCGCCAGCGTCCGGGCACGGCCAAAGGGCACATGTTCATCAGCCTGGAAGATGAGACCGGCATTGCCAATGCTTTTGTGCCCTCTGCCGCCTTTGAAGCCAACCGTCTCGTGATCACCCAGGAGCCTTTCCTGCAAATCCACGGCCGCCTTCAGATCGTGGACAATGTCATTTCCATTTACGCGCTGAAGATCGAGGCCCTGCATTTCGAAGTCATGCTCCACGCTCAGTCGCATGACTTCCGCTGA
- a CDS encoding putative DNA modification/repair radical SAM protein: MDIAQKLSILADAAKYDASCASSGTSKRNSREGGLGSTTGAGICHSYTPDGRCVSLLKILLTNYCIYDCQYCINRVSSDVRRARFTAEEVVKLTMDFYRRNYIEGLFLSSGIIRNADYTMEQVVRVARLLREEQGFKGYLHLKTIPEASPELIAEAGRWADRISINVELPTPADLERLAPEKNLGRIRGAMTTIQRRIDQAKAEVKETTKAPPFAPAGQSTQMIIGATAAQDREILDQSSSLYRHHKLRRVYYSAFSPIPDASQRLPLMAPPLVREHRLYQADWLMRFYGFQAQELTTPDAPQLSLEMDPKLGWAMRHPQSFPVDVNTASREMLWRIPGLGVRNVDRILQIRRWHRVTLADLQRLRVSLKKVLPFVQTADHHPREIGSAPWQQTLKPAQQLELFAPATGVVTGEL; encoded by the coding sequence ATGGATATAGCCCAGAAACTCTCGATCCTGGCGGATGCTGCCAAGTATGACGCCTCGTGTGCCAGCAGCGGCACCAGCAAGCGCAACTCCCGCGAGGGGGGGCTGGGCTCCACCACAGGCGCCGGGATCTGCCACAGCTACACGCCGGACGGGCGCTGCGTCTCGCTGCTCAAGATCCTCCTCACAAACTATTGCATCTACGACTGCCAGTACTGCATCAACCGCGTCTCCAGCGATGTGCGGCGGGCCCGGTTCACCGCGGAGGAGGTGGTGAAGCTCACCATGGATTTTTACCGGCGGAACTACATCGAAGGGCTCTTCCTCAGCTCCGGCATCATTCGCAATGCCGACTACACCATGGAGCAGGTGGTGAGGGTGGCGCGGCTTTTGCGTGAGGAGCAGGGGTTCAAGGGCTACCTGCATCTCAAGACCATTCCAGAGGCCTCACCGGAGCTGATCGCCGAGGCGGGCAGGTGGGCGGACCGCATCAGCATCAATGTTGAGCTGCCCACCCCGGCCGACCTGGAGCGTCTGGCTCCGGAAAAAAACCTGGGGCGCATCCGCGGCGCGATGACGACCATCCAGAGACGTATCGACCAGGCCAAGGCGGAGGTTAAGGAAACGACCAAGGCACCGCCCTTTGCTCCGGCCGGGCAGAGCACCCAGATGATCATTGGTGCCACGGCGGCGCAGGATCGGGAGATCCTGGACCAGTCCTCCTCGCTGTACCGGCACCACAAGCTGCGGCGGGTGTATTACTCGGCCTTCAGCCCCATTCCGGATGCCTCACAGCGTCTCCCGCTCATGGCCCCGCCCCTGGTGCGCGAGCATCGTCTTTACCAGGCAGACTGGCTCATGCGCTTCTACGGCTTTCAGGCGCAGGAGTTGACCACTCCGGATGCTCCTCAGTTGTCCCTGGAGATGGATCCGAAGCTGGGTTGGGCCATGCGTCATCCCCAGAGTTTTCCCGTGGATGTCAACACCGCTTCCCGGGAGATGCTCTGGCGCATTCCCGGCCTGGGCGTGCGGAATGTGGATCGGATCCTGCAGATTCGCCGCTGGCACCGCGTGACGCTCGCGGACCTGCAGCGCCTGCGTGTGTCTTTAAAAAAAGTGCTCCCCTTTGTGCAGACTGCTGATCACCATCCCCGCGAGATCGGCTCCGCCCCATGGCAGCAAACGCTGAAGCCGGCACAGCAACTGGAACTCTTTGCCCCGGCCACAGGCGTGGTGACTGGCGAACTCTGA
- a CDS encoding UdgX family uracil-DNA binding protein (This protein belongs to the uracil DNA glycosylase superfamily, members of which act in excision repair of DNA. However, it belongs more specifically to UdgX branch, whose founding member was found to bind uracil in DNA (where it does not belong), without cleaving it, appears to promote DNA repair by a pathway involving RecA, rather than base excision.), with protein MHLLTLEPSFAAWHRVARRALQAEWAWDTVLWEDASDSQLALGLLDETPASVAQAAVSAPTYSVPKAFMDMARTVACHRSAHRWSLLYRVLWRITHGEHHLLKVAVDPDVHELHTMEKSVRRDVHKMRAFVRFREVVHEGQVLYVAWFEPQHHILELNAPFFIDRFAGMQWSILTPERCLHWDGVKATYTPGVSRHEAPTGDAMESLWLQYYAHIFNPARVKTHAMLAEMPMKYWRNLPEAAIIPTLLEQASPRVEVMMERSHALQSQLKEAHPADVPNTNDLEVLRDAAATCKACPLYKDATQTVFGEGHVSAEIVFLGEQPGDQEDLAGKPFVGPAGRLLDQALQEAGIDRETCYVTNAVKHFKWKRQGKRRLHQTPVQAEIHACKPWWRAELAIIKPRILVCLGATAARTVLEHAVKIGDVRGEFMETTWCEKTLVTVHPSSLLRQPDPEIRAEEMARFVADLKLVARALASR; from the coding sequence ATGCACCTGCTCACGCTCGAGCCCAGTTTTGCCGCCTGGCATCGGGTGGCGCGGCGGGCACTACAGGCGGAGTGGGCCTGGGACACGGTGCTCTGGGAGGATGCCTCTGACAGCCAGCTGGCGCTGGGACTGCTGGATGAAACGCCCGCGAGCGTCGCGCAGGCAGCCGTCTCCGCCCCCACCTACAGCGTGCCCAAGGCCTTCATGGATATGGCGCGCACGGTGGCCTGTCATCGCTCCGCGCATCGCTGGAGCCTCCTGTACCGCGTGCTCTGGCGGATCACGCATGGGGAGCACCACCTGCTCAAGGTGGCGGTGGACCCGGATGTGCATGAGTTGCACACGATGGAGAAGTCCGTGCGTCGGGATGTGCACAAGATGCGGGCCTTTGTCCGCTTTCGCGAGGTGGTGCATGAGGGGCAGGTGCTGTACGTTGCGTGGTTCGAACCTCAACATCACATCCTGGAGCTCAATGCCCCCTTCTTCATTGACCGCTTCGCCGGCATGCAGTGGTCCATCCTCACGCCGGAGCGCTGCCTCCACTGGGATGGCGTGAAGGCCACCTACACACCGGGGGTGAGCCGCCATGAGGCCCCCACCGGAGATGCCATGGAGTCTCTCTGGCTCCAGTACTATGCGCACATTTTCAATCCCGCCCGCGTCAAGACCCACGCCATGCTGGCGGAGATGCCGATGAAATACTGGCGAAACCTGCCCGAGGCCGCCATCATCCCCACCCTGCTGGAGCAGGCTTCACCCCGTGTGGAGGTCATGATGGAGCGCAGTCATGCCCTGCAATCGCAACTGAAAGAGGCGCATCCCGCTGACGTGCCGAATACGAATGACCTGGAGGTGCTCCGTGATGCCGCGGCCACCTGCAAGGCCTGCCCGCTGTACAAGGACGCCACGCAGACCGTCTTTGGCGAGGGGCATGTGTCCGCAGAGATCGTCTTCCTCGGCGAGCAACCGGGGGACCAGGAAGACCTCGCGGGCAAGCCCTTCGTTGGTCCCGCCGGCCGGTTGCTGGATCAGGCCCTGCAGGAGGCGGGCATTGATCGTGAGACCTGCTACGTGACCAATGCCGTGAAGCACTTCAAGTGGAAGCGGCAGGGCAAACGCCGTCTGCACCAGACACCGGTGCAGGCAGAGATCCATGCGTGCAAGCCCTGGTGGAGGGCGGAGCTGGCCATCATCAAGCCGCGCATCCTCGTCTGCCTGGGAGCCACCGCCGCCAGGACGGTGCTGGAGCATGCCGTGAAGATAGGCGACGTGCGAGGCGAGTTCATGGAAACCACCTGGTGTGAAAAGACCCTGGTGACCGTGCATCCCTCCTCCCTCCTGCGCCAGCCGGATCCGGAGATTCGCGCGGAGGAGATGGCGCGTTTTGTCGCTGACTTGAAGCTGGTGGCCCGGGCGCTGGCCAGCCGTTGA
- a CDS encoding c-type cytochrome has product MGSHATACDHAAAVCVLCHTLRGQGSTVGPALDRIASRFPAAYIHESLLEPGKVLAKGFEALGASPMPPLGLVLKPQELEDVKAFLMTLK; this is encoded by the coding sequence GTGGGTTCTCATGCAACGGCCTGTGACCACGCCGCAGCCGTCTGCGTGCTCTGCCATACCCTCCGGGGGCAGGGCAGCACTGTGGGCCCGGCTCTGGACCGCATCGCCAGTCGATTCCCCGCCGCCTACATCCATGAAAGCCTGCTTGAGCCCGGCAAGGTGCTGGCCAAGGGGTTCGAAGCGCTGGGCGCATCCCCCATGCCGCCTCTGGGCCTGGTGCTCAAGCCCCAGGAGCTGGAGGATGTGAAGGCATTCCTCATGACTTTGAAATAA